The window TAAACCGGATTCAAGCATTTAAATTAACCAGGTGTTCTTTATTAAATAAGGACCCTAAAAAATGTCACGGGATGCCCTTGGAGACCGAAATAAGTAACAGTGTATTTTGCTTTTTTCGGCAGAGGAAATGGATTATATAATTATATAGCATAAAAAAAAGAGAGGCTTTTTAAAACCTCTCTCTCTAATTGATTATAAAAAAATTACGCTATCGCGTTGTGATTTGCTTATAAGGCTTTGATTCGGATATTTTTAAAATACAAAATATCACCATGTCCCAAGAAACCTATATGTCCCTTTTTGTTGGAAAGTCCCGGATGTTCTCTTTTGTCTAAGGTGCCATTTTCACGTGCATCGGAAATGTTCACATCCAAAGTTTTGGTGCCATTTAAAATCACTTGAATTCTGTCTCCTTTAACAATCACTTCCTGATAATTCCATTCTCCTACAGGTTTTAGGTGCCCTTTTTTAGCAGCACTTACCCCATACAATGAGCCGTGGTACTGATAAGGTTTAAGTTTGCTGTATATTTCAGCAGTATCATCAAGAATTTGAAGCTCCATGCCGGCATAGGCTGCATCACCTTTAAGGGGAGACCTGATACCTAAACCATTGTTTGCTCCAGGAGTCAATTTAAATTCAAACCTAAATTCAAAATCTTCAAATTCATCTTTTGTCATTAAATTTCCACTTCCTCCTCTTCCGGGATTGATGGCCAAAACTCCATTTTCTATAAAATAATCAGTTTTGTTACCTGTCCATTTTTCTAAATCTGAGCCGTCGAATAGAACTTCAAACCCCTCATTCTTTTCTTGCTCGCTAAGTTCAAATTTTGGAGCTCCAATTAATTCTTTAATGTAAATATCTCTGTAGGCAACATAAGTGCCATGTGCTTGCAATTCTATTTGGCCGGTTGGGAAAATAGGCATTGATCTATCCCAGAAATTTTCTAAGGTAACATCGTCTACTACCAACTCGCCATTCAAATAGACGGTAACTTTTTCACCTTTCATAATGATATGAAAAGTATTCCATTCTCCTACCGGATTGTCAGCTACCTTAAGAGGCTTGCTAGGATTCTTTTTATTATTGTACAAACCTCCTGATCCTACTTCAGCCCCCACATTGGTTCTTGCTATATCCCATATCTGAACTTGTGGTGTGCCTCTCAAATAGATGCCTGCATCTCCATCAGGTGTGATTTTCCAATCTACCAACATTTCAAAATCCCCAAATTCTTTTACAGCTGCGATGTTTTGACCTTTACCGGTAAAAACCAATAAACCGTCCTGAGCTACCCAGCCTTCTTTCATGATTTCGTCAGCTTTGGCTTGTTCCTTTTTTAAGGTTCTTTCGCTCATTTCAGCCCTTTTGATAGGATTGCTAAAGACTCCCTTCCATCCTTCTAAATTTTCCTCATTGAATAGGCTATAGAAACCCTCGGTTTTAGGCATCTCATCTAAGAACTTTTTTAATGAGGTTTTATAATACTGGCTATCCTGACCACTGATTACTTCTATGGTGCGTTCAACGATTGATCTAACCTTTGTTCCATATAGATTGTCATTGTTCAAGACAATTTTCATAACGGCTCTGGCAGCGGTTTGCTGGTAAGCAGGTGTTTCCTGATATTTTCCTGCAACGAGCAATGCCTGAAAAGTAGGGTAATTTCCAAGTTGTCTCAATATAGCCTGTACATTGTCTTGGCTTTTTGCCAGTGCCAATGCATCCCTTAACATCAATACCTTTTGTTCATTGGCTCCTTCCGTTGAAGGGACTAATCTAATAAAGCCTGATAAGGCATCATCCATCATTTTGTCTGTACTTGCATTTCTGGCAATATGCAATAAAGGAACAGTTGCTGCCGGATCTTCTGATTGGTTTAATGCACCAACGACTGCTTGTTTTTGTTTTACATTCCCGGTCTCATAGATGTCCTGTAGCTTACTCAAGGCTTCAGCGCCTCCCGTTTTAGCCAATACTTTATATATATATTCTTGTTTGTCTAAAAGCAAAGTCGGCAACAAGTCCATTGCCCATTTTGTCTCGGCACTTAGGTCTCTTTTTTGAGCATTTGCCACAATAATAGCTTCCTGGATTTTCTCCAAGTCATCTGAATTGCTTTCTGTTTTTAGCAAGCTTACCAATTGGCTTAGGTCATTTGGTGTAGCCATAGATGCAAGCGCTGTTAGCGCAGCTGATTTGACATTTGAATTGCCGCTTGAAACAGCTCCGAAGACAACGTCAATTTGATCTTCTGCAGCCCTTGAAGCCAATAGCCCTAGCAATTTTACTTTAAGCACATCGTCAGCATCCGAAACTCTTTTGGCTATTTCAGTCGTGACATTGTCACCTTTCATTGACTGCAAAGCAGCTATCAATTGGGCTTGATCTGATTCATCAGCAGTTGCCAAAAGATCAAGTATTTGAGTTAAAGCCAAATTGTCTCCGGCAGTAACAACAGCGGCAATGGCAGTTTGACGAATTTTTTCATTTGAGCTTGAGAGGTAGGGCAAAATTACCTCTGCAACCGCTTTGTTATTGATTTTACCCATTCTTTGAAGAATGGCTGCAATACTTTCATCAGAAGCTTTGCTCAAAGCTTTTTTCCAATCATCCAATTCTTCGATCAACTGGTCGTTGTTTAGGTATTGTAAGGCGGTACCCCTGTATCTAAACTCATCTGACTGAGCAGCTTTGATGATTCTTTTATTCGATTTGAGTGGGTCAAATTTCACTAGCAAATCCAATGCTCCGGCCTTAGTATGATAATGTTCAGTTACATTGGTAGACTTATCAAGCTTTTTGGCCAGTTTAAGCGCCAGCTTTTGATTGCCTGCTTCTCCTAAATTGTCAATATACCTTAAATATTGGGCTGCAGCATTGGTAGATTCAAATGTGAAACCTGCCTCTTTAGCCGCCGCATACAAGAGGTCAGCACTAGCAGGAGAAGCGATGCTAGCCAAAGCGTAGATAGCTACCCTTCTAAGTTCAGGTTGGTTGCTATTGACGTAGGGAGCAATAATTTCGGAAGCTTGATTGACACCAATATCACCTAATGCTTCGATAAAATTCGCCTTTTGTGCATCAACTGTAGATGC of the Cyclobacterium marinum DSM 745 genome contains:
- a CDS encoding DUF1080 domain-containing protein; this encodes MEKYFIKKMTFVLCLLIGQVFISQAQNQLDAGRTTATKIADLLNRFPAENAGNLEAAMKQMEALGANGITEMALMQKPGVNNEKIEYALAGFAFYASKDGKEDLANMAVAAYIAAINQLDDPEAQNFVLKQIKFIAKDENVANIEPYLTDDRLSGTASRVLANVGSTGAAAALIAALEASTVDAQKANFIEALGDIGVNQASEIIAPYVNSNQPELRRVAIYALASIASPASADLLYAAAKEAGFTFESTNAAAQYLRYIDNLGEAGNQKLALKLAKKLDKSTNVTEHYHTKAGALDLLVKFDPLKSNKRIIKAAQSDEFRYRGTALQYLNNDQLIEELDDWKKALSKASDESIAAILQRMGKINNKAVAEVILPYLSSSNEKIRQTAIAAVVTAGDNLALTQILDLLATADESDQAQLIAALQSMKGDNVTTEIAKRVSDADDVLKVKLLGLLASRAAEDQIDVVFGAVSSGNSNVKSAALTALASMATPNDLSQLVSLLKTESNSDDLEKIQEAIIVANAQKRDLSAETKWAMDLLPTLLLDKQEYIYKVLAKTGGAEALSKLQDIYETGNVKQKQAVVGALNQSEDPAATVPLLHIARNASTDKMMDDALSGFIRLVPSTEGANEQKVLMLRDALALAKSQDNVQAILRQLGNYPTFQALLVAGKYQETPAYQQTAARAVMKIVLNNDNLYGTKVRSIVERTIEVISGQDSQYYKTSLKKFLDEMPKTEGFYSLFNEENLEGWKGVFSNPIKRAEMSERTLKKEQAKADEIMKEGWVAQDGLLVFTGKGQNIAAVKEFGDFEMLVDWKITPDGDAGIYLRGTPQVQIWDIARTNVGAEVGSGGLYNNKKNPSKPLKVADNPVGEWNTFHIIMKGEKVTVYLNGELVVDDVTLENFWDRSMPIFPTGQIELQAHGTYVAYRDIYIKELIGAPKFELSEQEKNEGFEVLFDGSDLEKWTGNKTDYFIENGVLAINPGRGGSGNLMTKDEFEDFEFRFEFKLTPGANNGLGIRSPLKGDAAYAGMELQILDDTAEIYSKLKPYQYHGSLYGVSAAKKGHLKPVGEWNYQEVIVKGDRIQVILNGTKTLDVNISDARENGTLDKREHPGLSNKKGHIGFLGHGDILYFKNIRIKAL